Proteins encoded in a region of the Triticum dicoccoides isolate Atlit2015 ecotype Zavitan chromosome 3A, WEW_v2.0, whole genome shotgun sequence genome:
- the LOC119266648 gene encoding dipeptidyl peptidase family member 6-like, which produces MSSSSPASPAPADAAGGEKPTAAPYGSWRSPITADVVSGADKRLGGIALAGDGRLLWIEGRPEEKGRMVIVKEDDKPVDIIPPEFAARTLVQEYGGGAFAVQDNTIVFSNYKDQRLYKQPTEIGSLPMPLTPDYGAPDVSYAGGVFDPHFSRYVTVMEDRRTSNLNPATTIACINLSGGDIHEPKVLVSGNDFYASPRIDQNKKRMAWIEWGHPNMPWDKSELWVGYFSESGELTKRVCVAGGNPMLVESLAEPKWSPKGELFFITDRESGFWNIYKWVEHSNEVVPAYTLDAEFTRPLWLFGNSSYAFLGKSNHIILTYRQLGRSYLGVLNCDSGSVSLLDTPFSDLSNVVAGNDYFYIEGASASVPMSIAKVTLDRNKTKAISFSIVWSSSPDVVQYRPFFSTPEFIEFPTSSPGQMAYAYFYPPLNPMFQGLPDEKPPLLVKTHGGPTAETREILDLSVQYWTSRGWAFLDVNYGGSTGYGREYRERLLGKWGIVDVDDCCSCARFLVESGSVDEQRLCITGRSAGGYTTLASLAFRDTFKAGASLYGIGDLSLMRADSQKYDSHYIDNLVGDERAYYERSPINFVNKFTCPVILFQGLDDKVVPPNQARKIYQALKERGLPVALVEYEGEQHGFRKAENIKFTLEQQMVFFARLVGKFEVADDITPINIKNFD; this is translated from the exons ATGTCCTCCTCCTCCCCAGCTTCTCCAGCGCCGGCTGACGCCGCGGGAGGGGAGAAGCCCACGGCGGCGCCGTACGGGTCCTGGAGGTCGCCCATCACCGCAGACGTCGTCTCGGGCGCCGACAAGCGCCTCGGTGGCATCGCCCTTGCCGGAGACGGCCGCCTACTATGGATCGAGGGACGCCCCGAGGAGAAAGG GCGTATGGTTATTGTAAAGGAGGATGACAAGCCTGTGGATATCATACCTCCGGAATTTGCAGCACGCACCCTTGTTCAAGAATATGGAGgtggtgcatttgcagtccaagatAATACTATTGTTTTCTCAAACTACAAGGATCAACGTCTATACAAGCAACCGACTGAAA TTGGAAGTCTGCCCATGCCTCTTACACCCGATTATGGTGCACCTGACGTCAGTTATGCTGGTGGTGTCTTTGATCCACACTTCAGTCGTTATGTTACTGTGATGGAAG ATCGGCGAACGAGTAACTTGAATCCCGCTACAACAATTGCGTGTATAAACTTAAGCGGTGGGGATATCCATG AACCGAAGGTGCTGGTCAGTGGGAATGACTTCTATGCTTCTCCAAGAATTGATCAAAACAAAAAGCGGATGGCATGGATTGAGTGGGGTCATCCAAACATGCCATGGGATAAATCAGAACTCTGGGTTGGCTACTTCTCTGAAAGCGG AGAGTTGACCAAACGGGTCTGTGTTGCTGGAGGCAACCCAATGCTGGTGGAATCCCTTGCTGAGCCTAAATGGTCTCCAAAAG GAGAACTGTTTTTCATAACTGACAGAGAGAGTGGATTCTGGAACATTTATAAATGG GTTGAACACAGCAATGAGGTTGTTCCGGCGTACACATTAGATGCTGAGTTCACCAGACCATTGTGGCTTTTTGGCAACAGCTCTTACGCTTTTCTTGGAAAGAGCAATCACATCATTTTAACTTACAG GCAGCTCGGAAGGTCATATCTTGGTGTTCTAAATTGTGATTCAGGCTCAGTTTCATTGCTCGACACCCCTTTCTCCGATTTGTCCAATGTG GTTGCTGGAAATGATTACTTCTATATCGAAGGTGCATCTGCAAGTGTCCCAATGTCAATTGCAAAG GTGACTTTGGATAGGAACAAAACAAAAGCAATTAGTTTCTCAATAGTCTGGTCTTCCTCACCAGATGTTGTGCAGTATAGACCTTTCTTCAGCACCCCAGAATTTATTGAGTTCCCTACATCCAGCCCTGGGCAGATGGCGTATGCCTATTTCTACCCACCTTTGAATCCCATGTTTCAAGGTTTACCAGATGAAAAGCCTCCATTGCTGGTCAAAACGCATG GAGGACCTACGGCTGAAACACGTGAAATTCTAGACCTTAGTGTCCAGTATTGGACAAGTCGAGGATGGGCATTTCTTGATGTTAACTACGGAGGAAGCACTG GATATGGGAGAGAATACCGAGAGAGATTATTGGGGAAATGGGGTATTGTCGATGTTGATGATTGTTGCAGCTGTGCAAGATTCCTG GTCGAGAGTGGGAGCGTAGATGAACAACGCCTATGTATAACGGGGAGATCAGCGGGCGGATACACTACTTTAGCTTCACTCGCATTCAGAGATACATTCAAGGCTGGAGCATCTTTGTATGGT ATTGGTGATTTGTCTTTGATGAGAGCAGACTCGCAGAAATATGACTCCCATTATATCGACAATCTTGTCG gagatgaaagagcttactATGAGAGGTCACCAATCAACTTTGTCAATAAATTTACATGCCCAGTAATTCTGTTTCAAGGGTTGGATGATAAG GTCGTACCACCAAACCAGGCACGTAAAATATACCAGGCTTTGAAAGAAAGAGGTCTGCCTGTTGCTTTGGTTGAGTATGAGGGGGAGCAGCACGGGTTCCGCAAG GCCGAAAATATCAAGTTTACCTTGGAGCAGCAGATGGTGTTTTTCGCTCGATTAGTCGGGAAATTTGAGGTGGCGGATGATATAACTCCAATCAATATCAAAAACTTCGATTGA